The stretch of DNA TCAAGGCTCATCAACCTGATCAGACGGAGCGCCGAAGAGGGTCCAAGCGCGCTCGAGAGACTCAGGGCAATCGTAAGGGTGCACTTCGTGTTCTATGAGAACAACCAGGAGTTCATGGCGCTCCTATACGGCCAGCTTGGCCACATGGCCACCGAGCTCGAGGAGCGTGTGACTCGGGTGACTGAAGAGCTCACAGCCATTATCGAGAGTTCGTTCGCCTGCGGAATCGACGAAGGCGTGTTCCGTCCGGGAGATACCCGCCTGCTCACGTTCGGCCTTCAGGGAATGATCCACGCGGTGGCGTTCGAATGGATCATGGCCGGCAGCGTGGTACCTCCGGACGGAGTCGCTGAGGACGTATACCGGCTGTTCGTGGAAGGGGCGGCGGTTCGGGATGGGCAGGGCGAAGGACAAGACAGGAGGTAGTAACGGATGGAGGTGTCCAAAGGAAGGTTCAGCATGCGAGCCATCATCGGGACCCTGGCTGTCCTCGCCCTGGTTTTCGCAGTCACCCGCGAAGCAGTCCCTGCACCTACACCACAGGAGATTCTCGACAGTATCCAGGGCCAGGCGTCTCTCACGGGATCCAGCCGGGCTGTC from Bacillota bacterium encodes:
- a CDS encoding TetR/AcrR family transcriptional regulator, with the translated sequence MQTTQSQPGDKRGPILDAAQRVFADRGFHNATVDLIADHAGVAKGTIYLYFKSKHELLAALIEDRVSRLINLIRRSAEEGPSALERLRAIVRVHFVFYENNQEFMALLYGQLGHMATELEERVTRVTEELTAIIESSFACGIDEGVFRPGDTRLLTFGLQGMIHAVAFEWIMAGSVVPPDGVAEDVYRLFVEGAAVRDGQGEGQDRR